Part of the Moritella sp. 24 genome is shown below.
GTAACCTGTGCAACATACACCAAAGTGGTTAGTATTAATTCTGTGTACCATGCGCTACATAGTTGTTACTGGCTGATTTTAAGCCAGTAACAGGCATCCGTATTTAATTTAAGGGCTAGTCAATTGAGCAAAGAATTCAGAGTAAGTACGATGGAGTTATTAACGCATTATATGATGAATAATGTGTTGGTCGCTGGATTTGAGCAACTTGAAGTGCTTGAGTCATTTTCACTCAGTAATACTGCGCTAGAAGTATCTCCGCTAACAATTCAAGTTTGTGACGAAGGTGAATATAGTGATGAAGAAGAGCTGTTAATGTCTGTTTGTAATGAGGTTACAAATTTTATTAATGCTGACGCAGTGCAGAGTGATGTTAGAGACTCAGTGTTTCATAAAGTCTGCGATGTGGTAAATACCATCATCGCAGATTTAAGGTTGGCTGTTAAAGAAGAATTGAAATTAGTTGAGCGTGATGTGATCACGATTGAGCCTGCATATTAAGCCTCGATAATCTCCTTAATCGCCGCGAGTATTGCGGCTTTCTTACCTTCTTCTACATGTTCAATATCTAAGTTAAAACCATTTTTAGAGGTTTTCACAAAGCAAGTTGACTTACCTTGACTAGCCACGCTAACCCTACGAGCTGGTTTCTCTTTTTTGGGTTTGTATGCAGCCGTAAAGCTTTCAATTTGTTTAAGGAAGGCTGCGTTAAGCTTGTTTGCAGTATTGCCTCCACAGTAATCCTGCAGCTTTTCTAGCGTTAACGTTTTGATGAAATCCCACAGTTTTGATAATGAATTTTTATCTTTACATAGCGTAATAGCATTGTTTGCTTTCGTAACCGAACCGCGCCCGAACACGTTAAGATCTGGTATGTACTCTGTTAGTTCACGCGGTAAGTTATAAGCGGCTAAACACTCGGTTACTGTTGTTGGCGGTATACCTTCTTCTCTTGCTAGCTCATTTCTGCCAGCATAAACACCTTCATCTAGCATTTCTTGATAAATTGCGCCACGCTCAAAGGCTGACAGCTCTTTTTGAACGCTAGCAATACGGGTTAAGTATCGTATGTCTTTAGGAGCTAATTGCTCCTCAGTGACATACATTCTGAAAGTAACTTTATCAAGGATACATGACTTGCGGCGGCGGGAACCATCGAACGCAAGTGCTTTACCTGTTTTTGCATCAAGATAACCAATCGCGGGGAACTGCTGCCCTTTGATTTTTAATGTAGCTAAAATATCACTTAAACTACAGCGGTTAAGGTTATGCTGAAAACGTGCATTGGCCTTTACTACGCCTGTTTCATCTTCGATCTTATCCGCTTTAAATTCGCGTAATACAAAGCTTACCGTTCGTCCGTGATCAAGGGGGAGTGTAATTCTCTCTTTACCGCTTTCTACTTCTTCATTAAAGATGCGTTGGCTCTCCGCTTTGCTTGCATCGCTCATACCTGGTGCTCTTACACCACGCGATGTTCTTGTACTCTGCGTTACAGGCTGCGGGGCTGTCGCTATAACAGGTTCAGCCTGTGCCACCGGCGCTGCATTACTACCAGCATTATTCGTCACAGTTCTTTGTGGTTTATTTTTTTTGTTTTTAGGTCTTCTATTACTCATGTTCTATTTTCCAAATATTGTTTAGACTTTGATTCAATATCTCGCACAATTTGAAGGGTTAGCGTTTGCGCTCGGCGAAATGCTTGTTTGCCACCCAGGGTGTACTCACTTGCTGATAAATCATATATCGTTGAATACTCTTTAGCGCAATGCAGCACGGCATCTGATAAAGGGAAGTCGTAAGGGCTGCAGTGTTCACGATAAGTATCTTTAATTCTCGCAATCATATCAATATGCGCAACTGTCGTACCGGTTGCGGTTGGTTGAATAACGATATTGTCGTAACCAGTGTGACCTTGGCCAGCAAGTAGCGGGTACGTGTTAGCTAAGTGTTCTAGGTATTTTTCAGAGCTATCAATATCATTTTCACTTGGGCGCATTGGAATAATCAGATTATTCGCCGCAAAGTGAGCTGCATACGTTGCTGATGAAAAGTAAGGTGATGTATCGATGATGATAATGTCGTAATCATCCTTAATAGCATCAATGATCTTATTTAAGTCTTTATATGATGAATAAGGTACGCCTTCTTTATTCGCCTCTATGCGTTTTGATTCTACATAGGTTTCGTAATATCTATCTTCTTCTCGGGCGCACAGTATATTTAGATTCGGTAAGTTGGTTTTATATAATGATTTACGGCAAAGGTCCTGGTAAGTCTCGCCCTCACCTAATGAGTAGTTACCCGTTAATAAGTCACCGGCACTAAAGTCATTTTTATTGAAGTTAGGTTTTAGCGCTGCAGTGGCCGTGCCTTGTGGATCGAAATCAAGTACCGCAATTCGCCACTGGTTTAAGCACTCAGTAGAAAGGCCAGTTGCTAGTGTTACAACCATTGTCGTTTTGCCTGAGCCACCTTTCTGTTGAGTGACACACCAGATAACAGGTTCTTTACCCTTTCCTTTTGAATTCGGCGGGTTGAACTTATTGTTAATTTTCTTAACGTCAGACGCACTTATTCTAAATGACTTCGGTGAGTCTTCACGATAGTTGATACCGAGTTCATCGCATATTTCCTTTAATTTACGCGGATGAATTTTAGTGGCAGCGTGCGCCTCATTTGAATTGTAAGTACGCTCGTATTTACCATTCGGGCTATTTTCATCAAGTGATAGCGTCAAGCCTTTATTGTTTTCTGTTGATGCTTTTGCTAGCGCTGCTAGGTTATTTAGCGTTTTCGCTGTTTCAACTGCGTTTTTGATCACGTTATAGGTCCCTTATCTTTAGTTTTGAGTGATAAATTATGATTTAAGAAGATATTAACATTGATTTTTGTTTCTGTCTCCTATAATCTATTGGAACTGGCTAAAACTAAGGACGCAGCGAAATGGAAAATGAAATTAATAAAGCGTTACGTCAATGGTTAATCACCCGCTTTAAAGAAAGCTGGTGGACACCTAATTTTGATCGCATGACCAGCGCTATGATCTCACATTGTAATATTCGTAATTGTGATGATGTAAAGTGCGCGATTGAATCGGGTAAGTTAGAAGAGGTTATTGATATACATCTCAATAAGATGACCGCTTTACTAAAGCATAGTAAGCGCCACTCTCGATTGAACGATGTATGTGAAGACTGATAATGAGATAAATTAAAGGCTCCCACCGCGACCAAACGACAAGGAGCCTAAATCACAATGCTAAAAGGAATAGATTATGACCAGAGAAATACTACACCGTGAATATAAAAATATCCAGCAACGTTACGCTCAACTGCAAACTACTTCTGAACGCCGTGCATTTTGTCGCCAAAATGCTATTAATATTGGCGCGATGAAGGTTTCTGAACTTGGTCGCCTTGTTAACGGTGGGTTATAATGTCGTGGCTAAATCGTGATCATGCACAATCAGTGATGTTATTTACCGTGATGTTCTTAATTTGCATTCAATGGTAGGAATGAAAGAATAGAAGTGCGTTGATTCACTCACTTCTATTGCGTATTACCGGTTATAATATTTAATTGTAATTGTTAGGATAATCAATATTAATTAGGATGTTACTGTGAAAATTGAGTCAGATAAATGTTTAACCGCTTGCCCCGATGACGCTGTAGTATCAAGTGATGTTATTGCACTTGATGGTGTTCTTGCAGTTAGCCCTGGTACTGATGATGTAGTCGATTCTGGTGATGATGTATGTACTGATGAATTCATCGCATTGGATATGACCATACTCACCAAAAACGAACTATCTAAAAAGCTTGGAGTCAGTGTTAGCACTATCTACAGATGGGCCAAACAAGGGATTCTACCCGCGCCCATTCGCCATGAATCCGGCAACAATGCCGGGTGGTTAAAGCAGACCATTAACGATTGGATCGCTAAATCCCAATAATAAAATGATAAAAATCGATAGTGGTAATGAATAAATAATATTTATTGCCCCTAATTGGTTATTTTTTCACGCTCTTTTTGCGTTTCACGAAACGAAATGTATAATGGCTAAATTATTTAAACATCATTGTTAGGATAATAATGAACGTTAATAAAGAAACAGAGGAACAGGCCGAACGCGTTATTCAAACGTTACCTGAGATACCAAGGTGTAAATCTTGTCAGGGGAAAGGCACTACTAGACCAATGTTTCACGATCTTGAGTGTGAAGATTGCAGCGCTACCGGCATCGATATTTCAGACCCTTTAGCGATTATCTTGCAGCAACAAAAATACCTAGCGAAAGCAAAGGGAATCATCGTGTCTCAGCGCAGGACCATATACGGGTTAACAGTGTCACCTGATGAACAACTCGGTCAAGCAATGGATAAATTTTACAGTTCAATCAAGAGAATGGATTAAATTATGAATACAGCACCTCAAATAGCGTTAAGCAATCCTGGCATCGTGTTACCACACGGCGTTCCATTGCCAATTGGCGTTGTCAGCATCAAGAAAGCTATCTTTGATAAAGCAATTGATGTTCCTGCCATGCTGTCCTTGCAGC
Proteins encoded:
- a CDS encoding AlpA family transcriptional regulator, yielding MKIESDKCLTACPDDAVVSSDVIALDGVLAVSPGTDDVVDSGDDVCTDEFIALDMTILTKNELSKKLGVSVSTIYRWAKQGILPAPIRHESGNNAGWLKQTINDWIAKSQ
- a CDS encoding ParA family protein, with protein sequence MIKNAVETAKTLNNLAALAKASTENNKGLTLSLDENSPNGKYERTYNSNEAHAATKIHPRKLKEICDELGINYREDSPKSFRISASDVKKINNKFNPPNSKGKGKEPVIWCVTQQKGGSGKTTMVVTLATGLSTECLNQWRIAVLDFDPQGTATAALKPNFNKNDFSAGDLLTGNYSLGEGETYQDLCRKSLYKTNLPNLNILCAREEDRYYETYVESKRIEANKEGVPYSSYKDLNKIIDAIKDDYDIIIIDTSPYFSSATYAAHFAANNLIIPMRPSENDIDSSEKYLEHLANTYPLLAGQGHTGYDNIVIQPTATGTTVAHIDMIARIKDTYREHCSPYDFPLSDAVLHCAKEYSTIYDLSASEYTLGGKQAFRRAQTLTLQIVRDIESKSKQYLENRT